From one Candidatus Methanoplasma termitum genomic stretch:
- a CDS encoding DNA cytosine methyltransferase gives MPADEVCNSSVEKQTASMDTFSMGESSPRVKKNEGGPRLISLFSGCGGLDLGFEMAGFQRVWANDFDPDAQAVYEKNIGEIDKRDILSVPESEIPDGDILTAGFPCQPFSNAGKREGVHDSRGMLYKECLRVIKSKMPKVIVFENVKGLLSTKYIDGRNLVDVIIEDLSTINGVGYNVKHLLINASDYGVPQNRQRVVFVGIRKDLKKEFTFPDKQNKNSNLTLRYVLDIPAGVPNQVHWSLSPQASEMIEYIPEGGSWKDVPYEHLAPRFKKIRDDMKKYRSPNFYRRFSRDEINGTITASAQPENCGIIHPTENRRYTIREVARIQTFPDNFVFFDGSAKDVTAMYKVIGNAVPVMLAKTIATAIMEQVFAVGDTDGHR, from the coding sequence ATGCCAGCAGATGAGGTCTGTAATTCTAGTGTAGAGAAACAGACGGCGTCAATGGATACTTTTTCGATGGGGGAATCGTCCCCGAGAGTTAAGAAAAATGAAGGTGGGCCGAGACTGATTTCCTTGTTTTCCGGATGTGGGGGACTCGATCTTGGCTTTGAGATGGCTGGATTCCAAAGGGTATGGGCAAATGATTTTGATCCAGATGCTCAAGCAGTCTACGAGAAAAACATTGGCGAGATAGATAAAAGGGACATATTGAGTGTGCCCGAAAGCGAAATCCCGGACGGCGACATACTCACGGCCGGTTTCCCATGTCAGCCGTTTTCAAATGCCGGAAAAAGGGAGGGCGTTCACGATTCGAGAGGGATGTTATATAAGGAATGTCTTCGGGTAATAAAAAGTAAGATGCCGAAAGTAATTGTTTTCGAGAATGTCAAAGGACTATTATCGACAAAATATATCGATGGTCGCAACCTTGTCGATGTAATAATAGAAGACTTATCAACTATAAACGGAGTGGGATATAACGTCAAGCATTTGTTAATCAATGCATCGGATTACGGCGTTCCTCAAAATAGACAAAGAGTTGTCTTCGTTGGCATTAGGAAGGATCTGAAAAAGGAATTTACATTTCCGGATAAACAAAATAAAAACAGTAACCTAACGCTGAGGTATGTTTTAGATATCCCCGCGGGGGTCCCAAACCAAGTACACTGGAGCCTTTCTCCTCAAGCATCAGAGATGATTGAGTACATTCCAGAAGGCGGTTCATGGAAGGATGTGCCATATGAGCACCTGGCACCGCGGTTTAAGAAAATAAGAGATGACATGAAAAAGTACCGTTCCCCAAATTTTTATAGGCGTTTCTCCCGCGATGAAATAAATGGGACTATCACGGCCTCCGCCCAGCCAGAAAACTGTGGCATCATCCACCCCACTGAAAATAGAAGATATACAATTCGAGAGGTTGCGCGTATTCAGACATTCCCAGATAATTTCGTGTTTTTTGATGGCAGCGCGAAAGATGTTACTGCAATGTACAAGGTCATTGGAAACGCCGTTCCTGTGATGCTAGCAAAAACTATTGCAACAGCGATTATGGAGCAGGTTTTCGCAGTGGGGGATACAGATGGACACAGATAA
- a CDS encoding 50S ribosomal protein L37ae codes for MAKGTKKAGTSGRFGARYGVVVRNRVKNIEAHQKAKHECPVCHHMSVKRVSSGIWECRHCGVKFAAEAYSPKTKKELSQVSEQ; via the coding sequence ATGGCAAAAGGAACAAAGAAAGCAGGTACGTCCGGAAGGTTTGGTGCCAGATACGGTGTGGTTGTCCGTAACAGGGTCAAGAACATCGAAGCACATCAGAAGGCAAAACACGAGTGCCCCGTCTGCCACCACATGTCCGTGAAAAGGGTAAGTTCCGGGATATGGGAATGCAGGCACTGCGGCGTAAAGTTCGCAGCGGAGGCATACAGCCCCAAGACGAAGAAAGAACTATCCCAGGTATCGGAGCAGTAA
- a CDS encoding DNA-directed RNA polymerase subunit P, with amino-acid sequence MYRCAKCNEPIRNVNALGLQCEKCGSKIFFKDRPNVKKVLKSD; translated from the coding sequence ATGTACAGATGCGCAAAATGCAACGAGCCTATCAGGAACGTGAACGCCCTGGGACTCCAGTGCGAGAAATGCGGGTCTAAGATCTTCTTCAAGGACAGACCGAACGTGAAGAAGGTCCTGAAATCCGACTGA
- a CDS encoding tetratricopeptide repeat protein codes for MGVFYRWAWGVEQDYTKSFELHKSSAEKGDPFAQYKLGLLYIYNWSVGIRTEKGIEMISAGGLKTDGAEGIKWLKKSAENGVTKAQFMLGHFYQYGGSVEKNEKEAEKWYRLAAEGGDRDAESRLRSLEKGKKRGE; via the coding sequence ATGGGAGTATTCTACAGATGGGCGTGGGGTGTCGAACAAGACTATACAAAATCGTTCGAATTACATAAATCATCGGCGGAGAAAGGGGATCCCTTTGCTCAGTATAAACTTGGCCTGTTATACATTTACAATTGGTCTGTTGGAATACGGACAGAAAAAGGAATCGAAATGATATCTGCCGGAGGTTTAAAGACAGATGGTGCCGAAGGAATCAAATGGCTTAAAAAGTCTGCTGAAAACGGAGTAACAAAAGCCCAATTCATGCTTGGACATTTTTATCAGTACGGAGGGTCTGTTGAAAAGAATGAAAAGGAAGCGGAAAAATGGTATCGTCTTGCCGCAGAGGGAGGAGACAGGGACGCTGAATCTCGGTTAAGGTCCCTAGAAAAAGGGAAGAAAAGGGGCGAATAA
- a CDS encoding very short patch repair endonuclease, translating to MKSMKSNKGINTGPELLLRQALRSAGYPGYRVHWKVPGKPDISYPGMKIAIFVNGCFWHRCPYCNIPIPKTHTDYWIEKFERNTQRDSINTKELQKMGWTVLVVWECEINGKIDEVVSRIACSIEQRRLYFCYRLVFFINEICKITAKRS from the coding sequence TTGAAATCGATGAAATCTAATAAGGGGATTAATACTGGGCCAGAGTTATTGCTGCGCCAAGCCCTCAGATCTGCAGGTTACCCAGGGTATCGTGTTCACTGGAAGGTGCCTGGAAAACCAGATATTTCATACCCTGGGATGAAAATTGCCATATTCGTAAATGGATGTTTCTGGCACCGGTGTCCTTATTGCAATATCCCCATACCTAAAACACATACTGATTATTGGATTGAAAAATTTGAAAGAAATACCCAACGCGATTCTATAAATACTAAAGAACTTCAAAAAATGGGTTGGACGGTGCTTGTAGTGTGGGAATGCGAAATCAATGGAAAAATAGACGAAGTAGTCTCAAGGATTGCATGTAGCATTGAGCAACGGCGACTCTATTTTTGCTATCGACTAGTGTTTTTCATCAATGAAATTTGTAAAATCACTGCAAAAAGGTCTTAA
- a CDS encoding IS5-like element ISMte1 family transposase → MAEMGWDRQYNRHWDEYNQRLVERGRIFWDLSWVPKHLDEIGSNEKKRGRPRLYGDALISYVSRVRTVTGIPFRMLEGLFKPVFDLIGIEVPSYPTLWRRCTSLEAAAGIKATARKRIVAVDSTGIKVTVRGGWMREKWKVHKGWLKLHILSDVETNEILAFVATDERSSDAKHLLALVDAALAAGHGIAKVLADGAYDTRKNWNGMRERKIEFIAHIRKNASTTSRGCTVRSAHVRERNAIGEDEWRKRYGYNMRWKVESVFSDLKRMFGESVSSKTFENMVAEISRSIECFNMMKAAGM, encoded by the coding sequence ATGGCAGAGATGGGATGGGACAGACAGTATAATAGACATTGGGATGAGTATAACCAAAGACTTGTCGAACGGGGAAGGATATTTTGGGACCTTTCATGGGTCCCTAAGCATCTGGATGAGATAGGTTCGAATGAAAAGAAACGAGGACGGCCGCGTTTGTACGGGGATGCTCTGATATCTTATGTTTCCAGGGTCAGGACGGTCACGGGCATCCCCTTCAGGATGCTGGAGGGTCTTTTCAAGCCCGTGTTCGATCTGATCGGGATAGAGGTGCCGAGCTATCCGACGCTTTGGAGGCGCTGTACCTCTCTGGAAGCGGCAGCCGGTATCAAGGCGACCGCGCGCAAGAGGATCGTTGCGGTCGACAGTACAGGGATAAAGGTCACCGTCAGGGGAGGATGGATGAGGGAGAAGTGGAAGGTGCACAAAGGATGGCTTAAACTTCACATTCTCTCTGATGTGGAGACGAACGAGATCCTCGCATTCGTGGCGACGGACGAACGATCAAGCGATGCCAAGCACCTGCTGGCACTTGTGGATGCGGCCTTGGCCGCAGGCCACGGGATAGCGAAGGTGCTTGCGGACGGGGCGTATGACACGAGGAAGAACTGGAATGGGATGAGGGAGAGGAAGATAGAGTTCATAGCCCACATCAGGAAGAATGCTTCGACGACATCCAGAGGATGCACCGTGAGAAGCGCGCATGTACGGGAGAGGAACGCAATAGGCGAGGACGAGTGGCGTAAGAGGTACGGCTATAACATGAGATGGAAAGTGGAATCGGTCTTCTCCGACCTCAAGAGGATGTTCGGAGAATCCGTTTCTTCGAAGACGTTCGAGAACATGGTGGCGGAGATCTCCAGGAGCATCGAGTGCTTTAATATGATGAAGGCGGCAGGTATGTGA
- a CDS encoding 30S ribosomal protein S3ae, whose amino-acid sequence MAAAKKAKGAAGRKVKDKWKAKEWYNVHAPKMFNEMVIGETPAADPALLIGRTAEVTVQDLTGDFSKMHIKLKFKITGTDGHEAKTTFIGHDLTSDYVRRLTRRKKTKTDHVVDVLTFDNFTFRVKTMSIAERRIQSAQEQGMRNMIEETLMRMGEKMTLSELVKSIISGEMGKELAKACRVVIPMKRIEIRKSEVLKQGSGEPESIIEATAPAKAEEATSEISLEEPASDEADSEESDEEESEEAPEQE is encoded by the coding sequence ATGGCAGCAGCAAAAAAAGCAAAAGGAGCCGCAGGCCGTAAGGTCAAGGACAAGTGGAAGGCAAAGGAGTGGTACAACGTACATGCTCCTAAAATGTTCAATGAAATGGTAATAGGAGAGACTCCCGCGGCAGACCCCGCACTTCTTATCGGAAGGACCGCCGAGGTCACGGTCCAGGATCTCACCGGCGATTTCTCGAAGATGCACATAAAGCTGAAATTCAAGATAACAGGGACCGACGGCCACGAAGCAAAAACAACATTCATCGGCCACGATCTCACTTCCGATTACGTCCGCAGGCTCACCCGCAGGAAGAAGACCAAGACCGACCACGTCGTTGATGTCTTGACATTCGACAACTTCACATTCAGGGTCAAAACGATGAGCATCGCCGAGAGGCGCATCCAGTCCGCACAGGAACAGGGTATGAGGAACATGATCGAAGAGACCCTCATGCGCATGGGCGAAAAGATGACCCTTTCAGAGCTGGTAAAATCCATCATCTCGGGAGAGATGGGAAAGGAACTCGCCAAAGCCTGCCGCGTCGTGATCCCGATGAAGAGGATCGAGATCCGCAAATCCGAAGTGCTTAAGCAAGGTTCCGGAGAGCCGGAGTCTATAATCGAGGCGACGGCTCCCGCCAAGGCGGAAGAAGCTACCTCGGAGATATCGCTTGAAGAGCCCGCTTCCGATGAGGCCGACTCCGAAGAGTCGGACGAAGAGGAATCGGAAGAAGCTCCCGAACAGGAATAA